Below is a genomic region from Flavobacterium ginsengisoli.
ACCTATAATAATTCAGGAAGCTCTCTTATAAGCAGAAAATACCAATACAAATATGATGAAAAAAACAATGTCATAGAAAAATTGGATGTCAATGCACTTGATTATAATCCAAGTAAAACAACCTACAAATATGATTCTAATAATAATGTGATTTTCCAACAGCAAACGCAAAAAGACGGTAAAAGAAAAACTACGGAAATTTTTAAATACGATGAAAGAAACAACAAAATCCAAGAAGGCAAATGCTATGATTTAAAAGCAAATCAATTTCAAATGAATTATTTCGTATACGACGAAAACGATAATTTAATCCAAGAGAGTGCCAAAAATCTGGATGGTTCTGAGTATTACAAAATCAATTATAAGTATGAATTTGATAATTACGGCAATTGGATTAGGAGAACAAGCGACAACAATGCAGATTATCCTGGTTACATCGTAGAGCGCACTATTGAATATTACGGGGATAATGACACAGGGACTGCACAACAAAAGGTTTCAAAAATCGACACATTATCCCAATCCCAGCCAAAGACTCCAGAGGTTTGGAACGGACAGGAATTAGGGGCTAATGAAAAGATAATAACCCTGCAATGGGATAATAAGACCAAAACGGGGATGTGGAAAAGGAACAATATGGTCGGCAATATCAATAGATGGTGTTCAGATGAAATAACTGTCCCATATGGTAAAATATGGGTCTTATTGTATGGCACTTTAGATGAACAAATGCATGAAGGGGATGATATTAAAGAGTATTATGGCGCACAGATTAAAATTGACAATGGAAGAAACGAACCGCAGATATATGAACTTTATGAACAGGACATTGATATTCCGTTTGCAGAAGCAAAGGACAGGAAAATGAGGATTTATGCGGGGTCAAAAGTCACAGGATTTATTCCGGGAATAGAAGGGAAATTCTTTTACGTAAAGGGAAATGTTTATTTCTTAGAAATTGATGCAAATTAAAAATAAAACATTCAAAATAAATGCAAATGAGAAAAGCACTTTTAGAAAAAACAAATCAATTAGTAAATCATAATAATATGTTTTATAGATTTTTAATAATCCTAACAGTTTCAACTTGGTTTATAAGCTGTAGTGACCTTCCTGCTGATTTGCAGGCAAGAAAGACCGCTTGCATCAAAAAGTATGACGAGCTCATAATACGAGAAGATACAATGACCAGAAATTGGGAATATGACCAATTAATTGTGGATTATACCAAATTGAGCAATGACGTAATAAGTTACACATCAGACTGCAACAAAAGAGGTATTAAAAAAAATAATGATGAAATGCTTAAGGGGATTAATTATAGAATTTCGACCTTCAAAAAAAAGCTAGCAGAAATGGAAGAAAAACCGTCAAGCTACGGTTCCTCATCAGGGAGCACCACATATTCAGCAGACAAGACCTGCTCATGGTGTGGAAAATCATTCAGTGGAAGCCATTATACCCATTTAGGAAAGATGTCTGATTGCTATAGTACAAATTCGACAACATCAATAGGCTATTACTGCTCGCTGAAATGTTGCAGTGAAGCACGAAGGAGTTCATGTCCAACTTGCAGATAGTATAAGAACACTCAATATTTGAGATAAGTAAAAACATCCTTTTTAGGATGTTTTTTTTGCTTTTAAAGCACTTTTATCTAAAAAAAGATTGGTATTTCTCTTTAAAAGAGCACGTATCTCACCTATGAGACATTTCAAGCTTTCCCAATGCACACCTGCTCCTTACCCTCTCCTTTCTTGTCTTTCGTGACAAAATCTATCAAAATTTACAATCTAGTTACTTTTCTTATATTATGAAAAATGTACATAACTCAGTAATTCCTATGATGATGCAAACAAATTTTTGGAAAATTTTCTAGATTTTAGGTATTACTGTATCAATTTGACACAGAGATTAGACCTTCAAAAAAAATATTTTTCAAAAAAAAGTCCCAATAAGCTACACTTTCACATTTTCTACAGTATTTATTGTTACGGATGCTTGATTAACCACCTTGTATAGAGTTCTTGTATTTAAATAATAATAAAAAAGATAATAGATTAATAATGAGATTTGAAAATATAATAGAATTTAAAAACACCACAAAAGCAAGTAAAAGTAAAATATACAGATTTTATAAAAAAAATGAGGAATTATTCTCAAGTACAATATTAAAGAATGGTAAACGGTTATTCCCAATAGACCACGCCAGATATTTTGATAGCGAAATAATGTTTGATGACAATAAAATTTTAAGACAAGAAAATCAATCAATGAGAAATTTAATTGACTGTCTTGTCGATAAAGATAGTTTGCAATACAGATTGTGGCAATTAGATTGGTCATACTTCTTTACGGTTGCATACAAACTTGACCGAAAAAAGAATAGTTGTTTTAAACAAATGCACGGAGTTTACGATTATTTGCTCAAAAAATATGGAAGTGAAACAGATTTAAGAGTCTTCTTTACGACCGAACCATTTAATAACCGAGTAGGCTATCACAATCATTTTGCCATATATATTGAAGACAAAAGACTGCATGAACAAATTATAGCCGATATTAAACATTATTTTAGCTATGACCGAATTGACTTCGGAATATATGACCGTTATAAAGCAGGATTATTTTACATGTCAAAAGAGGGGCTTAACGGAGAAGATTGGGATTTCATTGATAATAATTTTAAAAATCTGGAAGTATGCGAATAAAACTATCCTTATCTCAATTAAAAAAGATTCTAGAAAAAGAAGAACTAAAATTTCCAATAATTTTTAAACAGTCAAATTTTACTAGCAAAGAGTTCAATGAACTCTCAAAATTATTGCAGAATAAAAAGCAAACTGATTTCAAAAGTCAATCTTAAATATTATGTGTTCACACTGTTCACGTTTTTAATTATGAACACCGTGAACAAAATTCCAAATCTTTTAATGGCTAAAAGTTTCACTTCTAATAATAGTGAAACTTTTTATTTTAGCTAAACCCTTGCTAGTAAAGGGCTAACAGAGTTTTAATAAATTTAATAATTTAAAAAGTTTCACTTTTAATAAATTTTTATTGTTTTTGAAACTTTTATTATTATCTTTACAGTATTAAATTAAGCAAATCCATGAGCCTTAAAAATTCAATCACTACTAGCGACTATCTAAATTTTGATTCAACATTGAACAAAGCAATGAAAATCATCAAAACGGATAAGAACTATAAATTGGGATTTTTAATAGTTTTTGGAATAAATGCTGGATTGCGAATTTCAGATATATTGGAATTGAAGCATGAAGATTTAGAAAATGATTCTATTTCTTTAGTAGAATCAAAAACCAATAAAAAAAGAGTTATAAGATTAAATGATAATATTAAGAATGCTTATTCTTCATTAAAAGAAAGATGTTCAGAAACTAAAGGATATGTATTTACCTCAAACCAAAATACAGTTTTTAGCTCTCAGTATGTTAATCGTAAATTAAAAGAAATCTTAGGCTCTAAAAATCTAGCAATTTCTACTCACAGTCTTAGAAAAACTTTTGGTCGCCAAGTATGGTCAAACAACAATGAGACAGATAAAGCACTTTTATTTCTCAGCGAGCTATTTAACCATTCATCACCAGCAATTACCAAAAGATATCTAGGAATTAGACAAGAGGAATTAGATGATATTTATATGAATTTGTAAGGCTATTCAATAAAAATATATACTTTTACTAAAAAAGTAAATTTGAATAGTTATAAGCTTTACGATAAAAAGATATTTTGGATAATTAGAGAAAAGAAAAGACAAATTAAATTAAGGTTTAATATCTTTAAATTTCAAACAACTCAAAAATTTGATTTCGAGAAAGAAAATCTTTCATATAGTCGTTTTTATTTATTTGCATTTTTAAAGAATATAACCCGTGCAATTATTTATGTAGTATTCTTATTTACAGTTGAGTATTTTACACAATTACTTTATAATAAAAATGCCTCTGCCCTTCCCATAGAAGTTATAAAAATTATTACATTACTACCAAAACCATCTTATCCAGATAGTAACGACTCTGTTATTCAATTCATTTCATTAATTGCGAGCGTATCTGGTGTATTACTTGCATTATTTTATCCAATTTTAGCTACTATTGCAAGTACTGGATATGCAAAAGTCAATTCAAGCATTAGAAACTTAATTTTCATAGAGCCTGTCACTCAAAACTATCTTAGAAAATTAGCATTTTTAACTTCTTATTCAATACTTACTCTTTTGTTAATAACATTTGGTTATACTCCTGGAAACCTTGTTCTTTTAGTTCTTCTTTTTCTAAGTTTAATCAGCCTATTTTCTCTATTAAGATTAGGAGCTGGAGTTTACAATCTATTTGAACCTGACACATTATTAAATATTGTTGACAAAGAGATACGGGAAGACATCAAAAATGTAACTATCAAAAGTGCCTATTGGAACAATCCTAACTTTCAAAATCATTTTAGAGGAAAAGCCGAAAGAAACATTGATAAAATAAGATTAATTATAGAGTTAAGTTTTGATGCTGTATTAATAAACAAACAATCATTTTTAAACACAATTTCACAAACATATTCAATCTTAAATTATTATTCCCTACAAAAAAATGGAATACCAGTAAAAAGTAAATGGTTTAAAAACAAAGAATACCACAAGTCATTTTTTGAAACTAATAACCATATAAGACAAGCATCTATTAACTCAAGGACTTATGTTCAAAGTTTAACTAATGCAAATCTTTTGTGGTTCGAAGAAGAAATTTTTGAAATATTAAATGAGCTTGGCAAAAAACTAATTATTACTTCAAATTACGAAATAACTAGTGACTATCTATCAAAGTCAATTAATACTCTTAAATATTATGGATATAATTTTGAATTTAGGCTTGCCGACAAATTACTTATCGAAAATTTACTTGTTACTGAAAATTCGCTTTTAGAAATTAAAAATAATTCCTATAAAGAATCTAAAGCTAATCTAGTATTGGCTGAAAATTTTACTCGCTCGCTAGGAAATTTTCAAATTTCCTTTTCAATGCAATAGAGAAAATAAGTGTCGAAAATTTTAACAATGAGATTAAAAAAATTAATTGGAGCAAAAAAGAATCCATTTATGAATCAAAGCTTCCAAAGCATTTATATACGCTTCTAGAACAATATCACATCAATATAGAAAATGAAATTTCTATTGAAGGCAAAAAAATAACACCTGATTGGTATATAATTCAACATTGCAGTGCCGAATATCTAATCTTGATTGAAAAAGAGTTCAACCAGATATTAACTCAGACAGACAAATTTATTAATCCGCTAATTATCAAATGTAAAGAAAAAAAGGATTTTTTAACCGTGTCTTTTCTTTGCCATTTAACATTGGAGCTAATAAGCAAAATTGAATTTCGAATTAACAGAATCGTAACATTACTTGATAGTTTTGATAAAAATAATATATATAAAAGAAATTTTCATTGGAGTAAAATCGACACTTCTAAAATTAAAGAAAAAATACATTTAATTAAAGAGACAATAATTTTTGAAACAAGTAATACCATTGAGAAAATAAACTCTGTTGATTGGAATGAAGAGTATCCTGATATATTTGGTCATTCATTTTCAACTTTAGCAGAAGAATTAAACAATTGCTTAATTGAGAAAGATTTAGCAAAATTTAAAAAACTTTTTACACCATTTTTAAAAAGCTCCTTACCAGCCTTCTATTCCTTACATTCAAGATACAAGGGCAAATACATACATCATTTAGAAATAGCTTACCAGATTCACATTGAATTGTTTCAAATTACAGGCTTGTGCTATGTCTACAGTGAATTAACAGGAATACCTTTTTGGGATACAGCAATCGAAATTTGGAATGAAAGTAATTTCTCTAAAACTCAAATCCAAATTCTTATTTCTTCTTACGCCTTTTATAAAGATGATAAGGTTGGTGTTGGGCACAATTTTCATGAAAACAATAACCGTTCAAAAAATGTCACCGAATTTATAAAAACCAATCAAATTAATACTAGTGCTTACAAAAAGAGCATAATATCAAAATACATTACAAACGATGGTTATAGAAAAAAAGACTACGAAGAGATATTTTTAGAATTTTATCTTTTAACATTTATAGATGCAAAAGATAGCGCAACATATCTTTCACAGATTAATCAAAGAAACCTGTTCAATAGGATTTTACGCATCGTAGAAAAATAAATATGGAAGAAGAAACAAATCAAATATCTATAGAATTTAGATATCCTTATGATTATCATCATAAAGAAGCCACATACTTTCATTATAGTATGTTAATGGATGATTTAAGCTTTGACACCTTTCAACATAGAAAAGGTTTAATAACTTTTACCTTGGAAACACAGAACTCAAATGCAGTACTTGATGAAATCATCAATATTTTTGAACTACATCCTGATACATGGCAAGGAATTAGCACGGAAGTGGTTCTAATTGAATTATTTCTTTTAATTACTAATAAACTTACAAGAGACGGAATATGTTGCTTTGAAAAAAACTCATCAATTGCAAATAATACTCTACTGAACATTAAATTAATAGACGGCGATATAAAAAGAAAATGGAATTTTCTAAAACAAAGTGTACCAAAAGACATAGAAAATAAATCAGTAAAAATACCGATAGATAAATGTTTCATTATAGAATTTCCACATCAACTATGTAC
It encodes:
- a CDS encoding tyrosine-type recombinase/integrase; the protein is MSLKNSITTSDYLNFDSTLNKAMKIIKTDKNYKLGFLIVFGINAGLRISDILELKHEDLENDSISLVESKTNKKRVIRLNDNIKNAYSSLKERCSETKGYVFTSNQNTVFSSQYVNRKLKEILGSKNLAISTHSLRKTFGRQVWSNNNETDKALLFLSELFNHSSPAITKRYLGIRQEELDDIYMNL